TCAGTGTTTCCAAACTAGCATACCTTGGCTGTGGCTGGATTCCTCGCAGTTGCTATGATTTTCTTCGGCCTCTCGTTCCGTTTTACTAAGTCCTTCACCATTTGCAAACCTAGTCCTCGACTGGCTCCTGTTATGAGGACGGAGTTGCACCTGCTAAGATTCCCTGTCATCGTGTGACAAAATTCGTCAATGTGAAGCCAGCGTAGACAACTTCTTTCTAAGTAGACCCAAAAGCAGTACTTCTAAAAGACACGCTGGGTTATGAAGGAGGGTATGGATGGATCATAGACATGGAGGCGTGGTTTTCTATTTCATAATCCTTCACCtctgggggggctgggggagaGACGCGACTGTGAATTaaaccagagacacttaaaGTGAACTCTGTTCTGCTGACATTGAGGGTGAGATAACATCATGGCACATGATTTTAGAAATGAGACCAAAtatggaaagaaaaaacaaagtgacaatgcaaaATTGAATTGGCTGCTGAAAGCTCcatgtcaattttttttttacataagttTAATATACCAGTTCACAAATGATAAGCCTTTATGTGCAGCCTTCGGCGCAGTAGACCGCCTCACTTAAAATTAAGATGCAAACGTTGAAAACTCAACAAACAAAACTTCTGTAGAATGTATAAGTTCTACGAAAATATTGTTAGGAGATCTGTGGGAGTTGGCCTACAGACCAGGCCCGAGATCATAGGAGTGGGCTGAGAAGAACATCTGCATGCACGAGCTAAGAATGGTAGCTGCTAGTCAGTGTCAGCTAACGTGACTTGATCAAGATTTACAGCTCTCTTCAAAAAGGTCTGTGGTCATTTACACTTATGTTGCTGCTGTAATGGTTTAATTACCTCAGCTCTCGAAGAAAATATAGTCAAGCTATATTCCATtgtaaacaaagaaacaaaaaaaatactcaATTTCATAATTTGTTAAATCACCAGATGTAAGTCACTTTATGTGTTAGCTAGTGCTACGTTGCTAATGTGCATTGAACTGGATTAGCAGAATTAGCAGAAATCTTAATGGTATTAATGATCTATCGCTCAAGTTAATGTGGGTTGTTGTAATTAAGGTCATGTGACTTACCTTTACTAAGTAACATTGGAGTTGTGGGTAACATTAAGTTATATTAAAGTAAGCAAGGGAACATTTTTGCTAGCTAACAATGTAACATTAGCTTAAACTGACAGGACTTTTAGAATTTAAGCCAAACTTTACCTTACATCAAGAAGTAGACCTACAGAGATAACGCTAAGGCATAAAGGCACTTATTGGAAATGTCAAAAAGGTTAAGTGGGTAAAATGGAAAGCTAGCATTAATTCAACTTGTATTATTCAATAGTTAAAAGTATACACTAAACATTTCCAACAGATCCCTGAAAGTAAAGTAATGAACAAGGGGAAGGACGAGTTTGACAGTGGGCAACAGGAGTTGCCCAAAGAGAGTTTGAACACTTGTTTGACTGGAGTCCCAAATGATGGAATCGTGTCTGTGGAGGGCTATTCTGAGGATAGAGCGCTATTCTACCTGACGAGAGAGATTGAAGGGGATGAAACAGACCCAAACAGCGGGTGTGGCAGCTTTAGATTTTGCTGCCCAGTTCCGTGTGATCAAAATTCTACTATGTCCCACTGTCAGGATTTCCTGTCCAGCCCTTATCGTTACATGAATCCCAATCCAGGACTGAATTCTGCTGCTTGCTCATGGACATCTGAAGGGGCATTGCATTATGGAATGATGTCAGTAAGTGCTTCACATACTTGAGACCACTCACCCACAAAATGATTCCACAGACTTACCATTTCTCAGGCAGAGGGGAGACGTTCTAACTTTCTAATGTGATTCCATCTTAGAGAGAAATCTGTGATGCTGTGGCCAGCATTAGTTCAGATGTCACAGAGGAACCGTCAGAAGAAGTTTTCATTAAACCAGAGTTGACTTTTGAACTGAGAAACAAGCCAGACATCTGTCAGCATGTAAGATGATTTCACTGTGTGTTGGCTTTTGGGTGACATGTCTGACCTCTCTGCCAATTTGAGGGCTGTTCTATGCTGTCCGCTGGGCATAGAGGCTGATATGATGTAACATTTGAAGTGGTCTATTGGTGGTCTTCACAGGAGTTGTGTAATAGTGCAATTTTGGGTTGAACCATCCATTAAAGATGCAGTCTTTGGTTTGAGATTATGCTCAGAAGGGAATCAGATCCTTTTTACATAAGTGTTGATTGAGATGGATTTAGGCTTATTATGATTTTGTCTGAGCCactgtttgtttctcatttgcAAAGCCAGGAATGTATGCGAACACTGAGTGGTTAATGCAGTACATCATTATGCTACggtgtcttttttttaaaggttattttttgggctttttatgcctttaattcgacaggacagtagagagaatgacaggaagcgagtgggagagagagctggggtgggatccggaaggGACCagggggcgggaatcgaacccgggtcgccggcgtgcgatgcaggtgccccagccagttgcgccacggctggggccatgcTATGGTGTCTTAATTAGGTGACAGGGTTACGCTTACACTGAAAACAACTGTGCTGTGACTACAAAAAGCAATGACAACATTAATCTATTTTAAGGTTGTTTGGTAATCCTGGCTTTGCCATTTCACTGAGGCTTAGCTTCCATTTATTGatataagataaaaaaaacaatttgaaacTCATTGTGCTTGAAGTGCACCTAGTTACCCTGAGCTACAAGAGAGTACTAATGTATTAATGTTGCTATTGTGTTGAGGAGAGAATGTTATTCTACCAGTTCAAATGCTTGTGTGCTCTCTGCATTAGGGCAACCATCCAATagtttttctctcatctcttgaCCCGTCAGTGGACAACAGTCCTGTCGTTCAGATGCCCAACGTCTGCCAGGTCAGAGCTTTGGAGTTATGAAACCATTTTTCTTGATTTTCTGTGAAGCATCCAGTGGTATGACCGCTGTCTCCATTGCAGGTTCTGCATGATGCAAATGGCAGGCCACAGGTGGTGGTTGTTAATCACCAATCACTTCCAATGATTCACTCAATGCCCTCAGGAAGTCATAACTCCACCAGTCCAGAGCAACAATTTGCACCGCACGGCAGCACTCCTGAACTGTGCCCCCCATGTGGAAAAGTTGAAGGTGGGTATACGGGGCAAAACAGCTCTCAGCAGACATGTTTACATTATTTGTCTATTCGGTTGTCTTTCATCTATTTATCTGCAGTTTAATTGTGCATAGTCTTGGTCACCCACAATGAACAGTAATACAGTTGTTTGTTATATGTGTCACAGATTTTGGTTGAAGAACCCTATACTCCTAAATGCGTTGTTGACTTGACTCTCAGCTATTGACAGAAAGTCAATTTTTCTACATATGAAAACGTACAAGACAGGAAACTTGTATTCACTCATTGATCATTCATGTCCAATTTCTCCTACATAAACAGACCTTGGTCAGTTTGATTACATCAGCTCTTATCCAGTGGGTCGGATGATTCCTTCCTCTTTGCCAGGACCATGCACTCTACCGTCTCAGCAGTATGGGCCCTCCCTCGGCCTACCGTCTGGCCACCAGGGCCTCCCCTCCAGCCCATATGGTGCCCCAGTTCCTCTGGGCCCTGGCTTCGGATACAGCCTCATGTCTGGGCCCTACATGTCACAGGTTTGAGGCCTATCAGCTGCTTACAGTGTAACAGACACGTTTAATAAGCCAGTCAGTCTTCTATCATCATTTTTACATCTTGTCTCCAAAAATGGTGCGAGAGGGACATATAACATAACAGTTTATTACTGTTATGTAATTGTTTAATACAGACCCGGCTGCAGAGAGCCGTGATAAAGGGGGcatttgagattttcagggggGCACTATCAATCGTAAAAGGCTACAGTTAGGATTAGGCCAAGTAAAACTGAGGGGGCACCTTTTTTTGTGTGAGGGTGCACCGCCCCCTTTTGCCCCCCCCTGGAGCCGGGTCTGGTTTAATAACTGTCTCTTAACATTTGGAAGCTGAGGAGATCAGTTGCAGGAGTTTTAAGAGTGAAATGGTGCCCATTTTTACCCCAATGTAAGGTTTGAATTGCTTAACATTCTGAGGTCTTTTTTTCTGtagtattgtttgtttgtgttgtttgttgtgacATGTCTGGACTGAAGACAGGCCATTTTAGCACCTGGACTCTTCAACTTTGCAGCTGTGCTGTATGTGCATAATGCAGTTTGGCATTGTcttcctgaaatattcaaggcTTTCTTTGAAAAAGACATTGTCGGGATGGAAACATATGTTGATCCAAAACTTGTGTATCATTCAGCTTTAATATGGCCTTTCCAGATGTGCAAGCTACCCATGCCATAGGCTCTAATGCACCCACATACTATCACGGGTGCCAGATTTTGAATTGAATCTTCACCGCTCAGAGACTGCCTCGTCGGAATGTTCTCTTTATACCCAATCATGCTGTCAGTCAGCCTATTTAGATGCAAAATGTTCCTGCTGTTTTCTGCATTGTGTTCAAGCCTTTTGTTTCCCCGTTCCAACGATTGAGACGTGTTGCTGGAATTAGATTCGAAAAGAGCATACATGTTCCATAACATAAtgacattttcaatttcaacatttgataGGTCGTCCATGTTCTTTTTGGAGAGAAGTATAGGTGTACAGCGTTTGCAGATAATcgcattttgttttttgttttttattttcattttacacaGTGACCAAACTAGTCTGAAAACGGCGTGTGATCAAACGCAATAAGTGGGTTGAGCCAGGTTGGATTCAATTAATGAAAGGTTTAGGTTAAAGGTGACCAATAACAGTGTTGAGCATTACGTTTAAATGGAATGCTTCAGAGGAGATAAACCTATAGCCTTTGAAATCTCAATATTGGCATCGGAATTTTCAAAGAATAATATGTAGGCCGAGGATTTCTCTTGCTCTTCCAAACAATTAAATTCACAAGAACAGTCGAACGAGTCGTAGCTTTTCAGATCTGTTTTGAATACTGTATTATCCGACCAGGTTGTTAATCTATGTAGTAGGGCCTAGGCTAATATGATTTTGAGCAAAACATGCAATATTACATATTCAATTATGAGTCGCGATGAATCTTGTTTAATGGAATCCTGATGGGAGAGCCAGTGATAGCCTGATCATGTCAAAAATGATCTTATAGCCTAGTTACTGTCTGATACTATACTATAGGCCTATGATAGGCCAACTATTGTAATATTATATTCTCGTCTGGCTTTAGTATTAATGAGAAAGACATGCAAAAAGAGATGAATGCCCCCGCAACATAGGAATATATTAAACCATGGTGGAGAATAATGTTGCCAAATTGACGTGGTCTGTTTATGCATTTAATTGACGTGGTCTGTTTATGCATTTTTAAGCCTATGTTTTAGAATAAGTGACGATGCTTTCTTGTGCGCACTGCTGGGATGCTTGCATGTTTCCATCTAGTCCTCATGCCCCTAATATCTTCCACATTAAAAAGCACTTACTGTATGAAGAGAGTGGACCAAGATCAAATCATTTGAAGAGAAATTACAGAACTATAGGCCACCTGATTCAAGTTTGGGTTCCATACTTTGAGGTCGTTCCGTTTTTCAGCAAGCGATAGCTCCATTCATATTTGGAACTACAAAAATGAAATTGTTTGCACGTTATTAATGATAGGCTATTTGCAGCCAATATGGCATAGGCATTGTGGCCCTAGCTTGCTCCTACTGGCCCGCCCATCTCAGAGTCCCCGTCTCAACAGCTTTTCCCGAACTTCCCATGTCGCCGGACATTTAAAACGCCTGAGCCTTTACGACATGGAGACATTGCAAACAAACCTGAGTCCCAGTTCAGAATGAAGGGTTATGAATGCATTTGGACCTTTTAAGTCCATTttcaaatgaaaaataaatgtgttgtaTCACTTCGTGTGTATGTATCATAAACTACATTCTGTTTCCCTTTAGTTCCATCAGAACCCATGCCCTTTGTACCCAGACACGCTAGGATTGAATCCAGAAAGTCAGCCGAAGATGATCCAGAGACAGTATGAGCACACAGCTTGAGTCATTTACTAGATGTTAATATTGTATTTTGGATGTATTTTTGATTGAATTGCATATTGAGTTTACCACTCTTACAACAGGTTAAGTGGATCCCACTGGGACTCCAAATCCCAGAGGAAGCCTTGCAACTGCACCAAATCACAGTGTCTTAAGCTGTATGTTATCTCTTCTATGTGTTCATATTCACATTTCAATTAGAAATAGATTCAATTGTATTTTCTTTACAGATTAAGTCATTTTTATCTTATGGTGTGACTCTCTTTGAAGATATTGTGACTGCTTTGCAAACGGGGAGGTTTGCAGCAACTGCAACTGCATCAACTGTTGTAACAACACTGAACATGAGCCTGAAAGATACAAAGCAATCAAGGTTAGTCAGATTCAGCCATGTACCAAAGACTTGTTTTGGGTCATTTGATTTGAGGTCATTTAAGATCTAAGTCCATAGCACAGGTTTGTAGCTTGTAGCAACACAATACCAATCTAAATATTTGTCGCCCACTTCCATAAGATCTGTCTTGAGAGAAACCCAGAGGCCTTTCGTCCAAAAATTGGCAATCGTAAACTTGGAGACCCT
This sequence is a window from Sardina pilchardus chromosome 10, fSarPil1.1, whole genome shotgun sequence. Protein-coding genes within it:
- the tesmin gene encoding spexin prohormone 2 isoform X1 — translated: MNKGKDEFDSGQQELPKESLNTCLTGVPNDGIVSVEGYSEDRALFYLTREIEGDETDPNSGCGSFRFCCPVPCDQNSTMSHCQDFLSSPYRYMNPNPGLNSAACSWTSEGALHYGMMSREICDAVASISSDVTEEPSEEVFIKPELTFELRNKPDICQHGNHPIVFLSSLDPSVDNSPVVQMPNVCQVLHDANGRPQVVVVNHQSLPMIHSMPSGSHNSTSPEQQFAPHGSTPELCPPCGKVEDLGQFDYISSYPVGRMIPSSLPGPCTLPSQQYGPSLGLPSGHQGLPSSPYGAPVPLGPGFGYSLMSGPYMSQFHQNPCPLYPDTLGLNPESQPKMIQRQLSGSHWDSKSQRKPCNCTKSQCLKLYCDCFANGEVCSNCNCINCCNNTEHEPERYKAIKICLERNPEAFRPKIGNRKLGDPKGRHNKGCNCKRSGCLKNYCECYEAKIMCSSTCKCVGCRNYEESPKRTSVGWESSEKSSGRGQKSRCPLACITPDVVEATCGCLLAQAEEAEREGCTLSQAEQMILEEFGQCLTQIVQSIFKSSGLPG
- the tesmin gene encoding spexin prohormone 2 isoform X2 codes for the protein MNPNPGLNSAACSWTSEGALHYGMMSREICDAVASISSDVTEEPSEEVFIKPELTFELRNKPDICQHGNHPIVFLSSLDPSVDNSPVVQMPNVCQVLHDANGRPQVVVVNHQSLPMIHSMPSGSHNSTSPEQQFAPHGSTPELCPPCGKVEDLGQFDYISSYPVGRMIPSSLPGPCTLPSQQYGPSLGLPSGHQGLPSSPYGAPVPLGPGFGYSLMSGPYMSQFHQNPCPLYPDTLGLNPESQPKMIQRQLSGSHWDSKSQRKPCNCTKSQCLKLYCDCFANGEVCSNCNCINCCNNTEHEPERYKAIKICLERNPEAFRPKIGNRKLGDPKGRHNKGCNCKRSGCLKNYCECYEAKIMCSSTCKCVGCRNYEESPKRTSVGWESSEKSSGRGQKSRCPLACITPDVVEATCGCLLAQAEEAEREGCTLSQAEQMILEEFGQCLTQIVQSIFKSSGLPG